A region of Terriglobales bacterium DNA encodes the following proteins:
- a CDS encoding single-stranded DNA-binding protein has translation MARSVNKAILLGNLGRDPEVKYTPNGTAVARFTVATNERYKDKSGQWQDRTEWHNVVAWQRMAEIAGEYLKKGRSVYIEGRIQTRSWDDKQTGQKKYMTEIVASDLVLLGGREAGGEGRSRGGDEMDQRAPEPAAAPGPEITDEDIPF, from the coding sequence ATGGCGCGCAGCGTGAACAAGGCGATCCTGCTGGGGAACCTGGGGCGCGATCCGGAAGTTAAATACACGCCGAACGGCACGGCGGTGGCCCGCTTCACCGTGGCCACGAACGAGCGCTACAAGGACAAGAGCGGCCAGTGGCAGGACCGCACGGAGTGGCACAACGTGGTGGCCTGGCAGCGGATGGCGGAGATTGCCGGCGAATACCTGAAGAAGGGGCGCTCGGTGTACATCGAGGGGCGCATCCAGACGCGCTCCTGGGACGACAAGCAGACCGGCCAGAAAAAATACATGACGGAAATCGTGGCCAGCGACCTCGTACTGCTGGGCGGCCGTGAGGCGGGCGGCGAAGGACGGTCGCGCGGCGGCGACGAGATGGATCAGCGCGCTCCGGAACCCGCGGCGGCGCCGGGACCGGAGATTACGGACGAAGATATTCCGTTCTGA
- a CDS encoding YpdA family putative bacillithiol disulfide reductase has protein sequence MNAEPTLATQVKRTERHTPGHLFDVLCIGAGPTGMACAIEAQKRGLSAVLVDKGCLVNSIYHYPANMVFFTTPELLEIGDIPFTTAHQKPTRQEALEYYRHVAQHYRLDVRQYERVVRVSGKDGDFHVETVTSHNEVVHYHARKLVVATGYYDLPNRLGVPGEDLPKVFHYYREPHPFYASDVVVIGGKNSAAEAALDLWRHGARVTLVHRGHGIHANVKYWLKPDIENRIRNAEIAAYFNAHVREILPDSVLLSTPEGDVVLENDFVFALIGYHPDFDFLRSLGIELSPDHCRPLCDPESLESNIPGLYVAGVIVAGSRTSEIFIENGRFHGHQIAEDLKRKLKSSV, from the coding sequence ATGAACGCCGAGCCCACGCTCGCCACGCAAGTCAAGCGGACCGAGCGCCACACACCGGGCCATCTCTTCGACGTCCTCTGTATCGGCGCCGGTCCCACCGGCATGGCCTGCGCCATCGAAGCGCAGAAGCGCGGCCTCTCCGCCGTGCTGGTCGACAAGGGCTGCCTGGTCAACTCCATCTATCACTACCCGGCCAACATGGTCTTCTTCACCACGCCGGAACTGCTGGAGATCGGCGACATCCCCTTCACCACCGCGCACCAGAAGCCCACCCGCCAGGAAGCGCTCGAATATTATCGCCACGTCGCCCAGCACTACCGCCTCGACGTGCGCCAGTACGAGCGCGTCGTACGCGTCAGCGGCAAGGATGGCGACTTCCACGTTGAGACCGTCACTTCACACAACGAGGTGGTTCACTACCACGCCCGCAAGCTGGTGGTTGCCACCGGCTACTACGACCTGCCCAATCGCCTCGGCGTCCCCGGCGAGGACCTGCCCAAGGTCTTCCACTACTATCGCGAGCCGCACCCGTTCTACGCTTCGGACGTGGTCGTGATCGGCGGCAAGAACTCGGCCGCCGAGGCCGCGCTCGACCTGTGGCGGCACGGCGCGCGCGTCACCCTGGTGCATCGCGGCCACGGCATCCACGCCAACGTGAAGTACTGGCTCAAGCCGGATATCGAGAACCGCATCAGGAACGCCGAGATCGCCGCCTACTTCAACGCCCACGTGCGCGAGATTCTGCCCGACAGCGTTCTCCTCTCGACGCCCGAAGGCGACGTCGTCCTGGAGAACGACTTCGTCTTTGCCCTCATCGGCTACCATCCCGACTTCGACTTCCTGCGCAGCCTGGGCATCGAGCTTTCACCCGACCATTGCCGCCCCCTCTGCGATCCGGAATCGCTGGAGAGCAACATTCCCGGCCTCTACGTCGCCGGGGTGATCGTGGCGGGCTCCCGCACCAGCGAGATCTTCATTGAGAACGGCCGTTTCCACGGCCACCAGATCGCCGAAGACCTCAAGCGAAAGTTGAAGTCCTCGGTCTAG
- a CDS encoding Zn-dependent hydrolase, whose amino-acid sequence MLIADCGRLVTIAAVPTRREFLYGITATALATPAGSFAWPPDTDLRVNPGRLRRRLEALSIFGRPEGGSFADGVSRLGYSDADVAARAWVMDQMRAAGLEPRIDPAGNILARRAGTDAALPPILFGSHIDSVPNGGNFDGDVGSMSSIEVAHTLREAGKTTRHPLEVVIWANEEGVAYGKGLDGSRAAAGQLMPGELEEVWNGVARADAIRKVGGAPERIAEAQRKPGSFHCYLELHIEQGGTLDQAGIPIGIVEGIVAIDHYDVEIRGFANHAGTTPMPGRKDALLAASELALEVNRIVRSEPGRQVGTVGRLLVEPNAPNVIPGRVRLTVELRDLSGEKIARLAESVRGAARAIATRTGTEIDMKLASHHEAALATPAVQRAIEQAADSLGLRHTRLPSGAGHDAQMMARLGPMGMIFVPSVGGISHSPREFSRWDQIAQGADVLLHTILALDTVVLSTSPR is encoded by the coding sequence ATGCTGATTGCTGACTGCGGACGGCTTGTTACAATCGCCGCCGTGCCTACCCGCCGGGAGTTCTTGTACGGAATAACAGCCACCGCTCTAGCCACACCTGCAGGAAGTTTCGCTTGGCCGCCAGACACAGACCTCCGGGTGAACCCTGGACGCCTGCGCCGGCGCTTGGAGGCTCTTAGCATCTTTGGTCGTCCCGAGGGCGGCAGCTTCGCCGATGGCGTCAGCCGCCTCGGGTATTCGGACGCCGACGTCGCTGCCCGCGCCTGGGTCATGGACCAGATGCGCGCCGCCGGTCTCGAGCCCCGCATCGACCCCGCCGGCAACATCCTGGCCCGCCGCGCCGGAACCGACGCCGCGCTGCCGCCCATCCTTTTCGGCTCGCACATCGATTCCGTCCCCAATGGCGGCAACTTCGATGGGGACGTCGGTTCCATGTCGTCCATCGAGGTCGCGCACACGCTGCGGGAAGCAGGGAAGACCACCCGCCATCCTCTTGAAGTGGTCATCTGGGCGAACGAAGAAGGCGTCGCCTACGGCAAAGGTCTCGACGGCAGCCGCGCCGCTGCCGGCCAGCTCATGCCCGGCGAACTTGAAGAAGTCTGGAACGGCGTGGCCCGCGCCGATGCCATCCGCAAGGTCGGCGGCGCTCCCGAGCGCATCGCCGAAGCGCAGCGGAAGCCCGGTTCTTTCCACTGCTATCTCGAGCTGCACATCGAGCAGGGCGGGACGCTCGACCAGGCCGGTATTCCCATCGGCATTGTGGAAGGCATCGTGGCCATCGACCACTATGACGTCGAAATCCGCGGTTTCGCCAACCACGCCGGAACTACACCCATGCCCGGTCGGAAAGACGCCCTGCTGGCCGCCAGCGAACTGGCCCTCGAAGTCAACCGCATCGTGCGCTCCGAGCCCGGCCGCCAGGTGGGCACCGTGGGTCGGCTTCTGGTCGAGCCCAACGCGCCCAACGTCATTCCCGGCCGTGTACGTCTCACCGTCGAACTCCGCGACCTCTCCGGCGAGAAGATCGCGCGCCTGGCGGAGAGCGTTCGCGGCGCCGCTCGCGCTATCGCCACCCGCACCGGCACGGAAATCGACATGAAGCTCGCCAGCCACCACGAGGCCGCTCTGGCTACACCCGCCGTGCAGAGGGCCATCGAGCAAGCCGCCGACTCTCTCGGCCTGCGGCACACGCGTCTGCCCAGCGGCGCCGGCCACGACGCCCAGATGATGGCCCGCCTCGGCCCCATGGGCATGATCTTCGTGCCCAGCGTCGGCGGCATCAGCCACTCCCCGCGTGAGTTCAGCCGCTGGGACCAGATCGCCCAGGGCGCCGACGTCCTGTTGCACACCATTCTGGCGTTGGATACTGTAGTCCTCTCTACCTCTCCTCGGTAG